Proteins encoded within one genomic window of Oryza glaberrima chromosome 12, OglaRS2, whole genome shotgun sequence:
- the LOC127756769 gene encoding putative disease resistance protein At3g14460 has product MDAMECTLSGRSVTAMFIVNLIDKALPYLDEDRNSDELSQPLMMNKLCEDWLMIQPMFDALTTNQSGETRSLGDLDVWLWNLRDAIEELEDAIDEHEYYKPREKAKEQEVCELGSYFSKMKQVVTNFLTHSDSTLERLRKAIEDLEIVTSADAARLMGRTTYRQQLDTHVLPQDRETGFTPVVPNKMFGRDKEMEMIVQWLINPLDGNAETQVSSTNPMHVPVMSLVGPCGMGKTALAHLVCTDASVRNHFDVIAWVCVSTSFDAERVIDEIVEQITCSPYKCAHGEETHYILRDKLMSTKSLLVLDNVWEDRDISQWERLLSVFSASKTGSKILLTTRLNSVATLARRITGCEERVLSLFVIEQNEISLLFNHFALGSLEVGAPNYAELQPIGAQIAKDLSWSPLGTKVAALHLRDNLTAEYWRKFLQYVDNFRRTTTRDMAVLKVSYYSLLPELQVCFRYCSIFGKNHPFRKEQLVQTWISSGLISAQSRGENKENLGELYLARLTAKSFFDRFGREDDEHAYYVMNDMMYDLAAFVSRGECARLVFAADFKRVNSSVRHINIAGINNFSVGDVEELLRLKKLRTIIVEDCGHVQEEVVSAMAEVVQNSKSLRLLECSLFKRWHFPDGLSGLKHLRYVKISML; this is encoded by the coding sequence ATGGATGCCATGGAATGCACATTGTCAGGGAGGTCGGTGACAGCAATGTTCATCGTCAACCTGATCGACAAGGCCTTACCCTACCTGGACGAGGACCGCAATTCCGATGAATTATCGCAGCCCTTGATGATGAACAAGTTATGTGAGGATTGGTTGATGATCCAACCAATGTTCGATGCCCTCACAACGAATCAATCTGGGGAGACAAGGAGCCTTGGGGATTTGGATGTGTGGCTGTGGAACCTGAGGGATGCAATCGAGGAACTCGAGGATGCAATCGACGAGCATGAGTACTACAAGCCCAGGGAGAAGGCCAAGGAGCAAGAGGTTTGTGAGCTGGGCTCTTATTTTTCCAAGATGAAGCAAGTAGTTACCAACTTCTTGACACACTCTGACAGCACTCTAGAAAGGCTGAGGAAAGCTATTGAGGATTTAGAAATCGTTACTAGTGCAGATGCTGCGCGCTTAATGGGTCGAACTACTTATAGACAACAGCTGGATACACATGTTCTACCCCAAGATCGTGAGACAGGCTTCACTCCAGTAGTGCCCAATAAAATGTTTGGTCGAGATAAGGAGATGGAAATGATAGTCCAGTGGTTAATCAATCCATTGGATGGCAATGCTGAAACTCAGGTTAGTAGTACCAATCCTATGCATGTCCCCGTTATGTCCTTAGTCGGTCCTTGTGGTATGGGGAAGACTGCATTGGCACACCTCGTATGTACTGATGCTAGTGTCAGAAACCATTTCGATGTGATTGCATGGGTGTGTGTATCTACAAGCTTTGATGCAGAAAGAGTTATAGATGAAATAGTAGAGCAGATTACATGTTCGCCGTATAAGTGTGCTCATGGGGAGGAAACGCATTATATTCTCCGTGATAAGTTAATGTCCACAAAATCTTTGCTCGTTTTAGATAATGTCTGGGAAGATCGGGATATATCGCAATGGGAGAGACTACTTTCTGTTTTCAGTGCCTCCAAAACCGGAAGTAAAATTTTATTGACAACTAGATTGAATTCAGTGGCAACTCTAGCCAGGCGTATCACAGGGTGTGAAGAGCGCGTTTTGTCGTTGTTTGTAATTGAACAAAATGAAATTTCATTACTTTTTAACCATTTTGCACTTGGTAGTCTGGAAGTGGGAGCACCAAATTATGCAGAACTACAACCAATTGGGGCTCAAATCGCAAAGGATCTTAGCTGGTCTCCCTTGGGAACGAAGGTTGCTGCTTTGCATTTGAGGGACAATTTGACTGCAGAGTACTGGCGTAAATTTCTTCAATATGTGGATAATTTTCGAAGAACAACAACTCGTGATATGGCGGTTTTGAAAGTAAGCTACTACAGCCTCCTGCCAGAGCTGCAAGTTTGCTTTCGGTATTGTAGCATATTTGGGAAAAACCATCCATTCAGAAAAGAGCAGTTGGTGCAGACATGGATTTCGTCGGGGTTGATCTCTGCTCAATCTCGTGGGGAAAATAAAGAGAATTTGGGAGAGTTATACTTGGCTCGGTTGACTGCAAAATCTTTCTTTGATCGCTTTGGCAGAGAAGACGATGAACATGCATACTATGTTATGAATGACATGATGTACGACTTGGCAGCATTTGTCTCGCGTGGTGAATGTGCGAGGCTAGTTTTTGCTGCAGACTTTAAACGCGTGAATAGTTCAGTTCGGCACATTAATATTGCAGGTATTAACAATTTCAGCGTTGGTGATGTGGAGGAGTTGCTCCGTTTGAAGAAGCTGCGCACGATCATCGTTGAAGATTGTGGCCATGTCCAGGAGGAAGTGGTATCTGCAATGGCGGAGGTTGTGCAGAACTCAAAATCCCTGCGTTTGTTGGAGTGTTCTCTGTTCAAGAGGTGGCATTTCCCTGACGGACTTTCTGGTCTGAAGCACCTTCGTTATGTCAAGATCTCAATGCTTTAG